Proteins from a genomic interval of Oncorhynchus nerka isolate Pitt River linkage group LG13, Oner_Uvic_2.0, whole genome shotgun sequence:
- the LOC115139730 gene encoding interferon-inducible GTPase 5-like, translating to MENIDELSAVPRELEEALKNNSLTTAAGKIQDYLKEINNVELNIAVTGETGSGKSTFVNAFIGMKNNEEGAALTGVVETTMEAKAYPHPKYPNLKVWDLPGIGTTNFKPEEYLQKVEFDRFDFFIIVSSERFRANDITLAKEIQKMKKKFYFVRSKIDNDMRAEGRKEKFDQDKTLETIKQYCIKGLEDQGLGSPKVFLISSFDLGHYDFHDFEETIEKELPDHKRHVLLLSIPNITLQINQRKKEAFKANIWRLAFVSGFVAAIPIPGLSFAVDVSILVIEIKKYYNAFGLDDESLQRLANRMNVPVEELKAVLKSPLNKEINKDVVVKLLQSAVLAGVTVVEYLFSNIPIVGSLAAAGISFGTTDYMLRKCLNELADDAHNVLMKALANE from the exons ATGGAGAATATTGATGAACTTTCAGCAGTACCAAGAGAGCTTGAAGAAGCATTGAAGAACAACAGCTTGACCACAGCTGCAGGCAAGATTCAAGATTATTTGAAGGAGATTAATAATGTGGAGCTGAATATTGCTGTCACAGGAGAGACAGGATCCGGTAAATCTACCTTTGTCAATGCATTCATAGGCATGAAGAATAATGAAGAAGGAGCTGCTCTAACTGGTGTGGTGGAAACCACCATGGAGGCAAAGGCTTACCCCCACCCAAAATACCCAAATTTGAAAGTTTGGGATCTCCCTGGTATTGGCACCACTAACTTCAAACCAGAAGAGTACCTTCAGAAAGTTGAATTCGATCGCTTTGATTTCTTCATCATAGTCTCATCAGAGCGATTCAGAGCCAATGACATTACTCTGGCCAAGGAGATCCAGAAGATGAAGAAGAAGTTCTACTTTGTTCGCTCCAAGATAGACAACGACatgagggctgaggggagaaAAGAGAAGTTTGACCAGGATAAGACACTGGAAACAATCAAACAATACTGCATCAAAG GGCTTGAGGATCAGGGTCTGGGCTCTCCTAAGGTCTTTCTCATCTCCAGTTTTGACCTTGGTCACTACGATTTCCATGACTTTGAGGAGACAATAGAGAAAGAGCTTCCTGACCACAAGAGGCATGTACTACTGTTGTCCATCCCTAATATAACCCTGCAAATCAACCAGAGGAAGAAGGAGGCTTTCAAAGCCAACATATGGAGACTAGCTTTTGTATCTGGCTTTGTGGCAGCAATACCTATCCCAGGCCTTTCCTTTGCTGTAGATGTAAGCATCTTGGTAATTGAGATCAAGAAGTACTATAATGCTTTTGGTCTTGATGATGAGTCCCTGCAGAGGCTAGCTAACAGAATGAATGTGCCAGTGGAGGAGCTGAAAGCAGTCCTCAAGTCACCTCTGAACAAAGAAATAAACAAAGATGTGGTTGTCAAGTTGCTTCAAAGTGCAGTTCTCGCAGGGGTAACGGTGGTTGAGTACCTGTTCAGTAACATTCCTATTGTCGGCAGCTTAGCTGCCGCAGGGATTTCCTTTGGTACAACCGACTACATGTTGAGGAAGTGTCTGAATGAGCTGGCTGATGATGCACACAATGTTCTGATGAAGGCACTGGCCAATGAGTGA